GATACGGCTTCTCACCAACTTTCAGCTGGACCAGAGAAACCTCCTGAGCGTCATCCTCATGGGGCAGCCGGAGCTGAGGGAGATGCTCTCCCTCCCGGTGTACGAGCCGTTCAGGCAGCGGATCTCGCTCTTTTACCATCTCCTCCCCCTCTCCCTGGAAGAGACGCTGGAGTACCTGGACTTCCGTATCGTCGCTGCAGGGGGGGAGGCCGGGCTCTTTTCGCCGGACGCGGTGCACCGGATCTACGAGCTGACGGGGGGGGTGCCGCGAAAGATCAACGCGGTCGCCACCAACGCCCTCCTGATCGGCTTTGGGAAGGATTCCTCCTGGATCGACAGCTCCATCGTGGAGGACGCGGCACTGGAGATGTTCTCCTGAGAAGGCGGCTGCACAGAGCTCCGGACAAAATAAGGAAAGACACGGTGCCGGCAGAGCCGGTGCCGCCGGCAGCAAGACAAAAGGTATAGGTTTCCCATGAACCTCGCGGAAATAAGAAAGAAAGCGCAACAGCAGGAGGCACCCCGGCCGGGGTGGGAGGAGGTAACACCCGCCGCCGCGGCGCCGTCGGAACCGGTAGTGGAATTGGTCCCCGTTTCCTTCCGGGAAGCCCCCTTCGCTGCGCCTCCGGCGCCGGAGGATATGGAGGAGACGTTCCCGCAGCCGGTCGTGGAATGTGCGCTGGACGAGGATCTCCGGGGGGACGAGGAGGAGATCGACGGCGACATGCAGTGGCCGACAGCTGCGCTCCCCCAGGAAAGTCTGCTGGAAATCGTCGACGATGTGCTGCAGGAGGCCGCGGTGCAGGAAGAGGCCCCGGCTGCAAGCGAGGCTCCCGCCCCTGCGCCAAAGCCTGCCGCCGTGCAAAAAGCGGCTCCCGCGCCGGTGGCGGCGCAGGGGGCTCCTGCCCCCTTTGATCCTCTCTCCGCGATCCTCAAAGGACGTGAAGAGGCCACTGCCGGGGAGGGTGCCGGCGTGGCGGTGGAGGAAGAGAGCGCGGTTTCCGTCGAGCTCCTCTGCTTCAAGGTGGCGCAGGAGGAGTACGCCATCAGCATCATGGACGTAAAGGAGATCATCAAGCCGCGCGAGCTCACCGAGGTGCCGCGCACCCCCCCCTTTGTGGGAGGGGTCCTGTCGCTGCGCGGCATGATCATCCCGGTCTTCGACCTCCGGGTGCGGCTCGGTCTCTCCCTCCACGAGCGCTCGCCGCGCGAGCGGATCGTGGTGGTGAAGAGGGAGCGCGGCTTCTGCGGAGTGCTGGTGGACCAGGTGGTCCAGGTGGTGCGTCTCCCCCTGGCGGGGTTTGAGCCGCCGCCGCTCGTCCTCGAGGGGATCGACCGCGACTTCGTGCAGGGGATCGGCCGTGTCGACGGGCGCATGCTCATCCTTCTGGACATGGAAAAAGTGCTGGATGTCACCCTTTCCTAGCTGGGCGGAGGCAGGATGAGGAAGAACAGGATACTGGTGGTCGAGGACGAGGAGAGCCTCCTCAAGCTGGAGAGCATTCTCTTTACCTCCAAGGGGTACCTCGTCACCGGGGTGATGGACGGCAAGAGCGCCCTCGAGGAGGTCGCGCTGAACCGGCCGGACCTGATCGTGCTGGACGTCATGCTCCCCGGTCTGGACGGATTCGAGGTGTGCCGGGCCGTGAAGGGGAATCCGGAGACGGCTTCCATTCCGGTGGTGATGCTCACCGCAAAGAAGGGTGCCCAGGACCTGGAACGGGGACGGAGCGTGGGGGCGGATGCCTACATTACGAAGCCGTTCAAGTCGGTAAAGGTACTAGAGGTGATCGAAGGGCTTCTGGAGAACGCGCCGCAGTGACAGATATCGCGACAAACAACGAGATGCACGACATCCAGCTCGCCTGCGTGACGGTGGCCGACGGCCTCTACGCCGTGGATATCATGCGCATCAAGGAGATCATCAGGCTCCCCCGGCTTGCACCGCTCCCCGGCGCGCTCCCCTTTGTGGAGGGGGTGATCAACCTGCGCGGCGAGGTCATCACCGTCGTCGATCTCAGAAAGCGCCTCGGGCTTCCCCCACTGGAGGCGATGGACCAGGCGCGACTCCTCATCCTCTCCCTTCCCGGGCAGCGCATGGGACTCATCGTCGACGAGGTGCGGGAGATGATCACGGTGGCGGTGCGCGACCTGAAGCCCCCCCCGAAAGGGCGCGGCGTGGCATCCGAGCACCTCCTCGGGCTCTGCCTGGTAGGGGAGACGCCGGTGCTTCTCCTCGATATCGACTCACTGCTCACATTTGCCGACCACCCCTCCGGCACCGTCCCCGCCTCCGGGGATAGCAACGAAAGGCCGTAACGCATGTTGATCACCTGTCCGAACTGCAAGAAAACATCGTCTCTGGCACCGAAGGGGGACGCTCTCGCCGTAAAGGTGCGCTGCGCGAACTGCCGCGCGATCTTCCGCGTCGTGCGCAAGGGGACACCCCCCCCCGCCCCGGCTGCACCCGTCGCCGAGGGAGCACCCGTCGCTCCGGCAGCACCGGTGGCACCCGTTGCCCCGGCAGCAAGCCCCCTTACCAGCGCCCCCCCCCCGATCGCGTCCCCTCCCTTTCAAGGGGAGGGACAGGGTGGGGATGGGGTTGAGGCGGCACCCGCTTCGGTGCAGGGTGCCGCGCCCGGCACCATCCGCATCGTGGTGGCGAACGAAAGCCGCCCCTTCTGCGAGGCGATCCAGAAGCTCCTGGCGGCCGAGCCGTTCGAGGTGCACGTCTCCAACGACGGGGCGGAAGCCCTTGCCCTGGTGCAGAAGCTCGTCCCGCAGGTGCTCCTCCTCGACGTGGCACTCCCGGGAATGCTCGGCTTCGAGGTGTGCGACCGGGTGCGCCAGGATCCCGCCCTCTCCGGCGTAAAGATCGTGCTGGTCGCCTCCATCTACGACAAGACCCGCTACAAGAGGTCCCCGAACTCCCTGTACGGGGCGGACGATTACATCGAGAAGCACCACATCCCCGATTCACTGGTGCCGATGATCTACCGTCTCAGCGGCACCGGTCCGACGGAGATGACCTCCCCCTCCATCCAGGAGCTTGCCGTCCAGGACCGGGCGCGCCTCGAGCTGCGCCAGTTCGAGGTACGCGAGACCTCGCTCCCCCCGCGCGTGGAAGTGCCGGAGGCGGAAAAGAAGGCACGCCGCCTCGCCCGCATCATCGTCTCCGACATCGCGCTGTACAACCAGGCGAAGGTGGAGCAAGGGGTGCGCGAAGGGAGCTTCTACACCCTTCTCGCGGACGACATCCGGGAAGGGGAGCGCCTCTACGAGCAGCGCGTGCCGGAAGGGGTGAGGGCGAGGACCTCATACCTGGAGGAGGCGTTCGAGACGCTTATCAAGCAGAAGAAAGGGGAGTTGCAGCTGTAGTGCTGCAGTCGCCAGTCGGGCCGCAGGACGGGCCGCGAAGGAAATCTTCAAAGGATGCCGATGGCTTTGCAGGAAATGACAGAAAGACTCAACGCCGCTGACGAGGAAGTGCGCAGGGGGGCGGTGGCCGAGCTCGCGAGACACCCTCTCTCCCATGCGCTCCCCCTGATCTTCCAGGCGATGGGAGACGTGAGCTGGCGGGTGCGCAAGGAGGCGGTTGAGGCGCTCTTTCTCGGCGAGGAGCCGGGGCTGGAGGCTGTCGACGGCCTCATCGCGCTCTTGCGCTCCTCCGACAACGCCGGCCTGCGCAACTGCGCGGTGGAGTCTCTGGAGCGTCTCGGCACGATCGCCGTGGAGCCGTTGTGCCGCCACCTGAACGACCGCGACCCGGACCTGCGCAAGTTCGTCATCGACATCCTCGGCAGCATCGGCTCGCCGAGCTGCCTCCCCCTTCTGGTGCAGGCGATGGACGACCCGGACCCGAACGTCTCTGTGGGGGCGGTGGAGAACCTGGGGAAGCTGAAGGACCCCCGTGCCGTGCCGTATCTGGTGGAAGCTCTGCGAAACGGGGACCTGTGGCTCAAGTTCACCGTTCTTGATGCGCTCACCGCCATCGGGATGCCGGTCCCTCTGGAGATCCTCGCTCCCCTGGTGCACGAGACGCTCCTGAAGCGCGCCATTTTCGAGTGCCTCGGGGTGGTGGGGGATGCAGATGCGGCTCCTCTCCTCATAGAGGGGGTGCAGCAGGGACCGCGCAACGCCCGCGAAGCCGCCGCCGTGGGGCTCATGCGACTGCGCGGCAGGCTCGCCGCGGAGGTTGCCAACGACGCTATAGACGCCCCCCTCGCCGCGCTCAAAGGGGGCTCGCAGGTGGAGGGGATCCTTTCCGCACTGGAGGGGGCGGAGGATCAGGAAGCGCTGGTAGAGATCCTCGGCCTTATCGGCGACGAGCGCTGCGTTTCGCGGCTCGTCCCGCTGGCCGGCAAAGAGAAGGTCCGCGCCGCTTCCTTGCGGGCGTTGCGCCGGGTCGGGAGCGCCGCGCTCCCGAAGCTCACCACTCTTTTCCCCGAGGGGTCGTCGGAGGAGAGGTCGGTGATAGCCTATCTCTTCGGCGAGCTCGAGCTGCATCAGACGGTACCCCTTCTCCTGGTCGCCCTGGACGACGGGAGCCCGCTGGTCAAAGCCTCGTGCCTCGCCTCGCTAGGGAGGCTGCACCCCGAGGGGGGCGCGCGCAAGGTGGCGCGCCTTCTGAACGATCCTGATCCGGAGGTGCGTGCGGGGGCGCTGGAGGCGCTGCACGGCTTCATCGGAAGTGAAGACGGGGAGCTTTCCCTTATCTGCCAGGAGCTTGCCGGCTCCGGCGAGAGTTCACGGCGTCGCGACGCCTGCCGACTCCTGGCAAGGCTCGGGGATGCGGAGCGCCTCTCGCGGCTCGCGAAGGACGAAGACCCGGAGGTGCGCCGCGCGGCCCTTGCCGCCATAGGGAAGGGGCGCCTCTCGGAGGGGACCGCCATCCTTGTCATGGGGCTCATGGACGAGGAACCGGAGGTGCGGGCCGCCGCTGCCGCCGCTCTCGGCGAGGCGGGAGGGGCGCAGGGGGTGGAGGCGCTCATCCTCTCCCTCACAGACCCCGACCCGTGGGTGCAGTCCGCCTGCCTTAAGGCACTCGCCGCCCTGGCGGACCCGGCGGCACTCCCTGCCGTCACTGCGACCGCACGAAGCGCACGCGGCCTTCCCCTGATCCAGGCGCTGAAGACCGTTGCCGCGATAGCCGGGGAGAATGGGCTCGGAGTCGTCGAGGAGGCGCTTGCCGATGCCGATGAGGAGGTCGTGGAGGCCGCCCTGGAGATTCTCTGCGCCGGTGACGGCTCCTGGATCCCGCGCTACCAGGAGATACTGACCGGGCACCCGCACTGGGGGGTGAGGCGTGCCTTCTTCAGGGCGGTGGCGCAACTCATGGGGGTGGAGGCGGTCCCGGTCCTTCGCGAGGCGTACGCGGCGGAGTCCGATTCGCTGGTGAAGGGAGAGCTGGAGAAGCTCCTGGGAAGGGTGTCGTGATCTCCTTCTTCGAGCCATCCCTCCCACTCGCCGAGGAGGAGTTCCGCCTGATCCGGGACCTCATCCACCAGCACTGCGGGCTCTACTTCGACTCCGACAGCAAGTACCTGCTGGAAAAGCGCCTCTTCCAGAGGGTGAACCTGCGCAACCTCTCGGACTTTCGCGAGTATTACCAGTTTTTGAAGTACGACCGGAAAAAGGACGAGGAGCTGTCCGACATCATGGACCTCCTCACCACGAACGAGACGTACTTCTTCAGGGAGTCTTTCCAGCTGAAGGCATTCACCGACGAGATCCTCCCGGAGCTCGCCCAGACCCGCAAGGGGGACCGCACCCTGCGCATCTGGAGCGCCGGCTGCTCCACGGGGGAAGAGCCGTACACCATCGCCATGCTGATCCTGGAGAGCGACCTCTTCAAGGGGTGGCGGGTGGAAGTGGTCGGGACCGACATCAGCCAGAGAGTCGTGCAGCAGGCCCGCAAGGGGGTCTACGGGAAGTCCGCCTTCCGCTGCACCCCCGATGGCTACCAGAGTCGCTTCTTCACCGAGACGGAAGGGGGGATGCGCATCAGCGACGAGGTGAGGTCGCTGGTCACCATAAGCCACCTGAACCTTTTCGACGAGCACCGGCTGGCGCTCCTCGGGAAGATGGATCTCATATTCTGCCGCAACGTGATCATCTACTTCGATCTCGCCGCGAAGAAGCGGGTAATCGAGCGCTTCTACCAGGCGCTGCGTCCGGGGGGGTACCTGCTTCTCGGTCATTCCGAATCTCTGATGAACATATCCACGGCGTTTGCCTTGCGTCACCTGAAAAACGACATGGTGTACCAGAAGGTGGCGCTGCCGGGAGTGACCTTTTGAAAAAGATTCGGGTGGTGGTAGTTGATGACTCGGCGTACAATCGCCGGGCCATCACCAAAATGCTGGAGGCGTTGCCGGAAGTCGAGGTGGTAGGATACGCCACCAACGGGGAGGAGGGGATCCGCAGGGTCATCGATCTCACCCCCGACCTGGTGACGCTCGATCTGGAGATGCCGCGGATGGACGGCTTCACCATGCTGCGCATCCTCATGGCGACGACACCCGTTCCGACGATCGTGATAAGCTCCTCCTCCGGGGACGAGCGCGTCTTCAAGGCGCTCGAGCTCGGCGCGCTCGATTTTATCGCGAAGCCGACCACCGTTATCTCCGACGAGCTCCTGAAGATCCAGGAGGACCTGCATCAGAAGGTCCAGGGGGTATTCAAGCTCAACCGCGAGAGGCTCCCGGCGAGGGCGGAGCAGAAGCCCGCGCCTGTGGCCGTGACGATTCCGCCGCGCACCGAGGTGCAGCCCGCGCTGGACATTGTGGCGATCGCCTCCTCCACCGGAGGCCCTCCGGCCCTGCAGCGGATCTTCGGAGCGTTCACCGAGCGCCTCCCCTTCGCGGTGGTGGTGTCACAGCACATGCCGGCGGGATTCACGAAGACCTTTGCGGAGAGGCTGAACCGCAGCTGCGGCTTCGAGGTTCTGGAGGCGCGCGACGGTGACGTGGTCGCTCCCGGCAGGATCCTCATCGCGCCGGGGGGGAAGAACCTCCTCTTCACCGAGATCGACGGCAAGGTCATGGCCCGGATCGTCCAGCCGGCGCCGAGCGACCGCTTCATCCCTTCCGCTGATGCCATGTTCTCCTCCTGTGCCCGCATCTACGGCGCCCGCATGCTGGCGGTCGTGCTGACGGGGATGGGGAATGACGGCTCCAAAGGGGTGCGCGAGGCGAAGTCCTCGGGCGCGCAGGTCATCGTGGAGTCTGAGGAGTCGTCGGTGGTATTCGGCATGCCGCGCGAGGCGATCGCCACCGGTCTGGTGGACAAGGTCCTCCCGCTGGACGGGATGGCCCGCGAGATAGTGCAGCGCTGCTGCCAGAAGGGGTGAGGGAGCCCCGCAACTGATGCTTTTTCCACCTTTTTCCCGGGTCTTTAGGGAAAGCCGGTGGTAAGATCTTCTTTTTTTGTTTCCGTTTCTGATTTTCCTTTTCCGGGGTGCTCAATGCAGAAGGATGACGATAAGCTGGTCCACAACAGGGGCGAGGAGTTCCTGCAGGTATTCAAGAAGGGCGCCGAATTCACCCAGGAGCTGTTGCGCGAAAACGAGCGTCTGCGCTACCGGCTGCTGGAGCTCGAGAAGGGGCAGAGCCTCGCGGCGATAGCGCCGGACAGCCCGGAGGCGCAGAGGCTTTCGGCGCGGATCGAGGAGCTGGAGCGGGAAAAGGCGGAGATCCTCGACCGCATCCGGCAGGTCGAGGCCGAGAACCAGGACTTCGCCAACCGCTACCTGGAGATCGAGTACGAGAACAACAACCTGGCGAACCTCTACATCGCGAGCTACCAGCTGCACTCCACTCTCGACTTCAAAGAGGTGCTGCAGATCATCACCGAGATCATCATCAACCTGATCGGTGCCGAAGAGTTCGCCATTCTCCTGCTCGACGAGAAGAGCCACGAACTGCAGGCGGTCTCCACCGAAGGGGTGGAGCGCAGCGAGATCCCCACGGTCAGGATCGGGAAAGGGGTGGTGGGGGAGGTGGCCCGCTCCGGCGAGAGCTACTTCGCCCCCGATGTCACCGTGTACCAGCGCGACTTCACGGAGCCGATGGTGTGCATCCCCCTGAAGATCAAGGATCACGTTATCGGGGTCCTCGCGGTGTACAAGCTGCTGACCCAGAAGACGGAATTCGCGCCGGTCGACTTCGAGCTCTTCACCCTCCTTGCCGGTCACGCGGCGACGGCGATCTTCAGCTCGCGGCTCTACAGCGACTCCGAGCGGAAGCTCTCTACGATCCAGGGATTTATTGACTTATTGACCAAGTAGCGAATATCTGGAGGAATCCGTGCAGATCTCACAATACAATGTTTTGATAGTCGAAGACTCCCCGACGATGAGGCAGCTCATCGCCTTTGCCCTGAAAAGGATCAGGGGGGTCAGGATCGTCGAGGCGAACGATGGCGTCGACGGCCTGAAAAAGCTCTCCTCCGAGCGCTTCGACCTTATCCTCACCGACATCAACATGCCGATCATGGACGGGCTGAAACTGGTGAGCCTCGTGCGCAACGACGCCAACTACCGCTCCATCCCGATCGTGGTGATCACCACGGAGGGGGCGCAGGAGGACCGGGAGCGCGCGCTTTCCCTCGGCGCGAACGACTACATCACGAAGCCGATCCAGCCGACGCGCATCCTCGACGTGGCAAAGACTCTGCTGAAGATCACCTAGAGCCGCACAGTCAGCGGCTCCGGCACGAAGGACTGCAGCACCGCGACGTTCCCAGGCTCCCCGGTCTGGGAACGCTTGCGTGTTGAGGGTGCCGCATCGGGGACGCGACCTTCAGCAGGCAAGGGAGCCGCAGATCTTTAGCAGGCAAGGGAGCCGCAACGTCCCCTCCCTTTCAAGGGGATGGACAGGGTAGGGATGGGGTTCTCCCCGCGAAACG
The DNA window shown above is from Geomonas sp. RF6 and carries:
- a CDS encoding chemotaxis protein CheW, with protein sequence MNLAEIRKKAQQQEAPRPGWEEVTPAAAAPSEPVVELVPVSFREAPFAAPPAPEDMEETFPQPVVECALDEDLRGDEEEIDGDMQWPTAALPQESLLEIVDDVLQEAAVQEEAPAASEAPAPAPKPAAVQKAAPAPVAAQGAPAPFDPLSAILKGREEATAGEGAGVAVEEESAVSVELLCFKVAQEEYAISIMDVKEIIKPRELTEVPRTPPFVGGVLSLRGMIIPVFDLRVRLGLSLHERSPRERIVVVKRERGFCGVLVDQVVQVVRLPLAGFEPPPLVLEGIDRDFVQGIGRVDGRMLILLDMEKVLDVTLS
- a CDS encoding response regulator transcription factor, with protein sequence MRKNRILVVEDEESLLKLESILFTSKGYLVTGVMDGKSALEEVALNRPDLIVLDVMLPGLDGFEVCRAVKGNPETASIPVVMLTAKKGAQDLERGRSVGADAYITKPFKSVKVLEVIEGLLENAPQ
- a CDS encoding chemotaxis protein CheW, which translates into the protein MTDIATNNEMHDIQLACVTVADGLYAVDIMRIKEIIRLPRLAPLPGALPFVEGVINLRGEVITVVDLRKRLGLPPLEAMDQARLLILSLPGQRMGLIVDEVREMITVAVRDLKPPPKGRGVASEHLLGLCLVGETPVLLLDIDSLLTFADHPSGTVPASGDSNERP
- a CDS encoding response regulator, giving the protein MLITCPNCKKTSSLAPKGDALAVKVRCANCRAIFRVVRKGTPPPAPAAPVAEGAPVAPAAPVAPVAPAASPLTSAPPPIASPPFQGEGQGGDGVEAAPASVQGAAPGTIRIVVANESRPFCEAIQKLLAAEPFEVHVSNDGAEALALVQKLVPQVLLLDVALPGMLGFEVCDRVRQDPALSGVKIVLVASIYDKTRYKRSPNSLYGADDYIEKHHIPDSLVPMIYRLSGTGPTEMTSPSIQELAVQDRARLELRQFEVRETSLPPRVEVPEAEKKARRLARIIVSDIALYNQAKVEQGVREGSFYTLLADDIREGERLYEQRVPEGVRARTSYLEEAFETLIKQKKGELQL
- a CDS encoding HEAT repeat domain-containing protein, which translates into the protein MTERLNAADEEVRRGAVAELARHPLSHALPLIFQAMGDVSWRVRKEAVEALFLGEEPGLEAVDGLIALLRSSDNAGLRNCAVESLERLGTIAVEPLCRHLNDRDPDLRKFVIDILGSIGSPSCLPLLVQAMDDPDPNVSVGAVENLGKLKDPRAVPYLVEALRNGDLWLKFTVLDALTAIGMPVPLEILAPLVHETLLKRAIFECLGVVGDADAAPLLIEGVQQGPRNAREAAAVGLMRLRGRLAAEVANDAIDAPLAALKGGSQVEGILSALEGAEDQEALVEILGLIGDERCVSRLVPLAGKEKVRAASLRALRRVGSAALPKLTTLFPEGSSEERSVIAYLFGELELHQTVPLLLVALDDGSPLVKASCLASLGRLHPEGGARKVARLLNDPDPEVRAGALEALHGFIGSEDGELSLICQELAGSGESSRRRDACRLLARLGDAERLSRLAKDEDPEVRRAALAAIGKGRLSEGTAILVMGLMDEEPEVRAAAAAALGEAGGAQGVEALILSLTDPDPWVQSACLKALAALADPAALPAVTATARSARGLPLIQALKTVAAIAGENGLGVVEEALADADEEVVEAALEILCAGDGSWIPRYQEILTGHPHWGVRRAFFRAVAQLMGVEAVPVLREAYAAESDSLVKGELEKLLGRVS
- a CDS encoding CheR family methyltransferase; the encoded protein is MSFFEPSLPLAEEEFRLIRDLIHQHCGLYFDSDSKYLLEKRLFQRVNLRNLSDFREYYQFLKYDRKKDEELSDIMDLLTTNETYFFRESFQLKAFTDEILPELAQTRKGDRTLRIWSAGCSTGEEPYTIAMLILESDLFKGWRVEVVGTDISQRVVQQARKGVYGKSAFRCTPDGYQSRFFTETEGGMRISDEVRSLVTISHLNLFDEHRLALLGKMDLIFCRNVIIYFDLAAKKRVIERFYQALRPGGYLLLGHSESLMNISTAFALRHLKNDMVYQKVALPGVTF
- a CDS encoding protein-glutamate methylesterase/protein-glutamine glutaminase; the encoded protein is MKKIRVVVVDDSAYNRRAITKMLEALPEVEVVGYATNGEEGIRRVIDLTPDLVTLDLEMPRMDGFTMLRILMATTPVPTIVISSSSGDERVFKALELGALDFIAKPTTVISDELLKIQEDLHQKVQGVFKLNRERLPARAEQKPAPVAVTIPPRTEVQPALDIVAIASSTGGPPALQRIFGAFTERLPFAVVVSQHMPAGFTKTFAERLNRSCGFEVLEARDGDVVAPGRILIAPGGKNLLFTEIDGKVMARIVQPAPSDRFIPSADAMFSSCARIYGARMLAVVLTGMGNDGSKGVREAKSSGAQVIVESEESSVVFGMPREAIATGLVDKVLPLDGMAREIVQRCCQKG
- a CDS encoding GAF domain-containing protein; amino-acid sequence: MQKDDDKLVHNRGEEFLQVFKKGAEFTQELLRENERLRYRLLELEKGQSLAAIAPDSPEAQRLSARIEELEREKAEILDRIRQVEAENQDFANRYLEIEYENNNLANLYIASYQLHSTLDFKEVLQIITEIIINLIGAEEFAILLLDEKSHELQAVSTEGVERSEIPTVRIGKGVVGEVARSGESYFAPDVTVYQRDFTEPMVCIPLKIKDHVIGVLAVYKLLTQKTEFAPVDFELFTLLAGHAATAIFSSRLYSDSERKLSTIQGFIDLLTK
- a CDS encoding response regulator, whose translation is MSQYNVLIVEDSPTMRQLIAFALKRIRGVRIVEANDGVDGLKKLSSERFDLILTDINMPIMDGLKLVSLVRNDANYRSIPIVVITTEGAQEDRERALSLGANDYITKPIQPTRILDVAKTLLKIT